The genomic window CCTGGGTGCACTGCCACCATGGTCTGGTTCTGCAACAGTGCCAACTGCCAATTTTCAGTCTTCGCCCTTGCCACCATAGGATGGATCCTCTCCTCTACGTCCATGGGTCTCGTGGAGTGGCGAATATGGTACATGAAAGACACCCTGCTCTACCCCCCTGGAATCGCCTGCGTGGGAATATTTAGAGTCTGCGTTTACCGGCATCGCACCAACAGCACCACAACCAAATTTTGTTACCGATACAGCTACCGGGACACCTTTCTCCCTTTCGAAATTTCCATGGCTCAACGCTTTCTACTGACTGCCAGCATTTTCGGATTCTTTGGGAGAGCCTTTAACATGTTTGCGCTTAGAAACATGTCCATGAGAATATTTGAGGAGGACACCTACAATTCATTCGTTGTTTCAGGAATTCTCAACATTGCTGCTGGTGTCTTTAACTTAATTGCTGTGCTCCAGAACAACCATGCCATCATAAACTCACAGGGGATCATCTTCCCGCCATCTCTCCAAATGCCCTTCAAGCCAGATGTGCAGGAAGTTGGCACTGCCATTCAAGTGGCAGGGATAGGTGTCTTGCCGATGCTGTTAACTGGgatgttttctctattttacaaatgtcCCCTGTACGGCCAACTGCATCCTGGTATTTCAGAAATGTGAATTTCCTGCTTGCATTGGCTTTGCAAATCTAAGATTTCTGGGAGTTTGTGGAAAATGTTATTAGCATGCTCTACCAAATATTGCCAACGACTCAAGACCATGGCATGAGTAGCTTGGGACAGAAGGTGGCCAACTGCCTCCTTCTGTTGTCTTGTGTATCTGAATGTGGTTCACTGATTTGTTGGTTGAATTgagaacttttatttaaaagtcttCCCACCTGCCAGTTGGTCTTATTGCATCtgaattttaattattgttgGCTAAAGCAAATAATCAACCCTGTAAACTAAGAGTAGGGAAATAAGAGTTTCTGAGTACATTAACTTCTCACATTTCCCTCTTAAACTTTTGCTACAAACaatcataggccaggcatggtgacttacgcctgtaatcccagcactttgggaggccgaagtgggaggatcacttgaggccaggagtccaagaccagcctgggcagcatagcaagacctggtctctacaagaaaaaaaaaaatagctgggtgtggtggtgtgtggctgtgattctagttacttgggaggctgaagtgggaggatcacttgagcccaggagttggaagctccagtcagacatggtggcaccactgcactccagcctgggccatacagcaagaccctgtctctttaaaaaaaactccaataaacaaaaaaccaagaatGGACCTTATTTTCTATGTCATGGTAACAACATCTCCCTACCATataaagttttctaaaatgtgCAAAAGTAGAGAGGATAGCATAAGGAATCTCCACACCCACTGCCAGATTCCACAG from Nomascus leucogenys isolate Asia chromosome X, Asia_NLE_v1, whole genome shotgun sequence includes these protein-coding regions:
- the CLDN34 gene encoding claudin-34 translates to MVWFCNSANCQFSVFALATIGWILSSTSMGLVEWRIWYMKDTLLYPPGIACVGIFRVCVYRHRTNSTTTKFCYRYSYRDTFLPFEISMAQRFLLTASIFGFFGRAFNMFALRNMSMRIFEEDTYNSFVVSGILNIAAGVFNLIAVLQNNHAIINSQGIIFPPSLQMPFKPDVQEVGTAIQVAGIGVLPMLLTGMFSLFYKCPLYGQLHPGISEM